The Gigantopelta aegis isolate Gae_Host chromosome 9, Gae_host_genome, whole genome shotgun sequence genomic sequence agatattgaggaaggaaacctgctgtcgtcacttcatggactactctttttgatttgcagcaagggatcttttatatgcaccatcccatagacaggacagcacataccacggcctttgatataccagtcgtggtgcactggctggagcgagatagAATGTTTTATCAAACCTGATCATCTTTCTCTTGTCCGATTTCGCTGTGTTCTGCAGCTCCTGGAATGCTGCCTTCTGCTCTTGTTCAAACTGTCTACaagacaaaacaataaaataacaatgattAACTCCCTGCTGTTAACATACATGAAGATGACGTTACGCAAAAATCAAAGAACAGGGATAGCTACGAACAGTTTTTGGGTGGTactactggcctcggtggtgtcatcgttaagccactggacatatggctggtaggtactgggttcgcagcccggtatgggcttccacccagagcgagttttaatgactcaatgggtaggtgtaagaccactacactctctttttctctcagtaaccagtaacaacaactaacccactatcctggacagacagcccagatagctgaggtatgtgcccacgacagcatgcttgaacattaattggatataagcacagaaataaagttgaactgaaCTGGGTGGTACTAAAAAGCCTGAATAGAAAAATCCAGGTTTTCATCATGCTGATAGCATTATTATGGCACAGCAggtcttttgtttcttttttctctcagaacagaaaagaaaatctgcatagcaattaatttaatatggactaaaaagtgtgttttttaGGGAACATGCATCCCAAAATTAAGTACATACGGTTGTTGTTTTAGGGgattttttggtttaaaaaacaaacaaaaaaacaaactacaTTCACCCCTATCGGCTAGATAAAAAATGTACTCTTTTCAGTTACACAATTTGGGTATGCTTTTTCAGGGGACAGACTAATACAACACAGTGTAATCTAAAACCCCGACATATTGCtacatattttattcaaatcacatccatttatttttttactaaaatcAACTGGTTGTTGGGAAAATCCCATTGCATCTTGTGTCCAGGTGACCTTCTGCCCCAACGATTCCACTTTATAtagaaatgtacatgtatgctgcCTGTGTATTTGTTTCTAAAAACATCTTATGGTGTCAACATATGAAAGCTCAAAATCTctagtatacatgtagttaagcATTGTGAATAAGCATTAGTTAATTGCATTACTATGGTAACCTACCTGATTCTGTCCTCCATGGCTGACTCTTCCTGAAGAAGGAAAATGTTGAGCTGCTGCTGGATCTTAGTGAAGAGAGACTGGAGACATTCGTACGTGTGAGATCGTGGGTCTGAAAATAAAGAGAGATTCGTACGTGTGAGATCGTGGgtctaaaaataaaagagaTTCATACGTGTGAGATCGTGGGTCTGAAAATAAAGAGAGATTCATACGTGTGAGATCGTGGGTCTGAAAATAAAGAGAGATTCATACGTGTGAGATCGTGGGTCTgaaaataaaggaaaggaatgtttctattatgacacctcagcacattttgtaTTAGTGTCCAACATATGGTCACTGCGACACATGGCCTAGATCAGACCTCACTGTGAACAAAATAGacgagtgattaattgctcctcTAATGTAGATCATGGGAAGCCAttaatgacattattatattgataCCATACAAATCCACATGCTaagggagctaaaaattatacTCCTTGAACTACATCTCAGGGGAGTGAGAGCGATCGATAGCTCTGATGAGGTCTGCTTGAGAGTGAAAAACAAATACCTTTctgccactacataggctactgcTACCCAAAGCAGCAAGGCCTGTTTTATCTTGAACCATGCATAAATAGCAGGACAGTTCAGTTGTTAAAGAGGAAAGAAAAGGGAtatctgtttaatgacatctcaatACATcttaaactacaccaaattatGTGGTGTCTCACAAATAGTCCTTTCAACATTAGGTTGAgcaagagaggaaactcactccTCCACATGGGCTGTTCCTAACAATAAACAGCTTaatatctgttatatgcactttcccatagacaggacaataaACACCATAGCTTTTCATGAATCAATCATCAGGGttcgaaacggcctgtggccaggtcaccagatgcgaccaatgtcctgtttgggtgtcttaaatattaaaaatgatggcgttagtcgcccaaataatattatcttctttagagctataacatatgagccgctattaatatttgtattccacattcaaatcttgctcgtggtttgcttgccataattttaaaaaaagtaattattatattttgagcCACCAATTTTTTTGCGAGTTTCGAACCCTGAATCATGGTCCACCAGTTGGAATGAGAATAAAACTGTTAAGCACAACATTGTTGACATAAAATGCTTCATGAAATGGGAATATTTTTCAAAACGtgaaatacatgtttttaagAATACCTGGTAAGGAAGAAGCGAAGTCGGATCCTGGGTTCTGCAGCACTATTCTGAACACGGAGGAGAAGTCGGAGGACCGTGTCAGTCTGTCGAGGACGGCCTGGTCGGACTCAAGGGCCGAGTTAATGAGCACACTTGTCGACCCGGGCTGAACTGCGTGAGTCTGCATGTTACAGTTGAGACACAGGAACGTCGTCCAGTCGGCTACCACACGACAGTGCACCAAGTAGCCATGTTCCTGgaacacaaatacaaaaatatttacagttataagtttgttttgtttaatgacaccactagaggacacacatttattaatcatcggctattgaatgtcaaacatttggtaatctgtacatagtctgagagaggaaaacccacattttttcattagtactggtagcaagggatcttttatatgcaccatcccacagacaggatagcacataccatggcctttgatataccagtcgtggtgtaaaatatataaagtcTGTACTTCGTTTACtacaaaatcaaatttaataaaaacattttcactttccttttctttgtttttgttgatgtgTGAAGCAcaaaataatcattaaaattacatatatatgtagaaTACGAAAGGAAATTCAACATGATACAGGTATgaactgatattttataaaacattaatttacaaaTACTTTTCATAAAACATTAACTTACCAGTTACTTGTTCTTTAGAAATATCTCACTAATTTGACAAATGCCACTCCCACTCAAAATATTGACATTATATAAAACTCTGACACTCCCAACTTTCAATCCTGCacatttctaaatgtttttaacacttctcaaaatctgttcATTAACATTCAAAGCATCGAACTCTTTAGTTACCATGGTTACTCCAGAACTGTCAAGCACAGCTTCAATGACGTTTTTCCCCAAAAACAGCTGATCGTCTTCGGAAGAGAATTCTGAAACGCAATACAATAATCGATAAGTTCAAATTTAACAGCAGGCATATACTACAAATTGCTGCAATACCCGTGTCAAATTCACTGAATATTAAACACAACGTCATGGCCAAACTGGCCATGCCTTATTTTGCATGTTACTACTTGGTCATATCATATCTGATGGCAACTgctgtcattgagatataaattaccattggttggggggggggagagaatcATCATCTATGGCAGTTTTGTGCCACTGGGTAAAAAATTTGTGCCATTGGTAAAACTCCTCCTGTTGTACGTTATCTGTGTTGgtatttaacaatataataaatgtgtatACAATGACACAGTAATTATGTTCTGTGGTCAGTTATCGACTgctataaatatgtacatgacAAATTTCTACAAAAACGTACAACAGGCAATCCAGCATTGCCCATCAATCAAATCATATAGTTGAGTTGCAAATATCACATAACCACTTTTGACtttagtggatccattcagctgattggattttttcttgttccacccagtacaccacaaccagacaaatgccgtggtatgtgctttcctgtctgtgggaaagtgcatataaaatatcccttgctgcattaggaaaaatgtagagggtttcctctgatgactccgagtcagaattaccaaatgtttgacattccaataaccgatgattacttaatcaatatgctccagtggtgtcgttaaacaaaatagacaAACAAATATCACATGGTCTAGATCGCTTGCAGACCGTGACCTTAAATTTGTTTAAGTGGTAGCCCACCAGGCTATAAAATTTGGTAGCCCTCaataaaaattggtagccccataattttaataatttttcaaaaaagagagagagaaaaacaaaattatttacttttatttaaatatgttgttttaGGTGTTTCAGCGTCTTGTTGATAGCAGAGTAACTGGATGTGCAAAAATAACTAGTAACCTGGCGCACTACTGGATTTAGATATATGGTAGCCAGAGACACAAATgggtagccaaaacaccccaAGCTACcactaaggtcgagccctggcTTGCATGGTTGATCACTTGTCAAAACCATCTGGTATCTAGAAGCTACTGGCACCTCTGACTTCCCACCTTTTACTCAAAGTTAACCGACTTATACCTTGGATAAAATACTGATGTGTCTACATATTTTACAAGTAAATCACTTATTTTGTGGTGTTTGCCCTGAATCAATACTACTTTAACTTTCGCCAGggatatatcaaatatatatattatgataaatagTTTGTGAATATCTTTAGTTTGTGAAACATATGATCCATGAGACTGTGTGGTTTGGATGTTCCATACATTAACATAGCAATACATGAATACAAATAGATGCAACATCCATCgaacacaataaaataccaTTGCTTTACTTGAGatatgtttttacaaatatcatTAATGAAAGTTGTGTTGTATAGTTTCTTAAATCTGGCAAACGTTATGATAAAGTGAATTTTGAGAATCAAAGCTGTGACATAACTACTTTATGTCACTACATCGAGCTTGATCCTTACAGTTCTACAGTAACTGGCAATTAAATATCACCCTAGGGCTGGTGTCTTGTGATCAatgtattaatacaaaatatgtgGGAGAGGTGTGACGTTACATTAACCTAAGTGGTCATTTAGAATTTGAATTAATAAAAGTCATGATCAGGTTACAAGTTTGACTCCCAACATGCACGCCCATGTTATTcttgtatttattacaaaagaaacacacaccCCAAACCATCACCCAACCTGCTACTGCCACAAAGGCTAATCCATTCAAAAAGCAgaacagatattttatatgaaccatagACAGAGCTACTGGAAATATTCCGGGAACACTTTGTTTTcgaaatcttgattagtgatacTTCTActcaattaaaaattaattagcaactactgttttaaaattgtgtagtgatctctgaaacttgtagTGTTCTCACTGCTCCATTTAAACTGCCCTCCTTTCACATTCTCCAcccacaacgatcagtctgcacattGGACATCAAAGGATACATTAAGCCgcattgtgtacgaaaaagcaattgatgaaacatttacaacagctaccgtaacgtaatttaacagtattttcaaCAGCCTCTAGTTTGTTCCATACCTgcatccatttgtatgtttaatacccacaataaaagttatattttatttgagcaatgaaaacatttttcttttttacggattcggcgATCTCCaattgaaaaccccccactaatttgtcacgtgatcagaacggtcattccgtcttttgtttccactaactattgtctgatattttgtcctcaattgcagatataattggctGTAACTGATAAtatttactttctgtcatttctgtcattgttTATTCAagagttctttataaaatatttcattttggggggatatcaccgcttacaaaaacaacggaagtggtacatagtgtttatcattaaaatcatttatcttgggtgccaaatgatatatacaccgcctttacaaaaacggaactggcgataatattttatcacagcgattgATTCATTCggtgaagatggaaataaaaaaaatgtatccgacatAATGGGGATCAcgttacaaacatctttattgtttttcatatatcttgaaatctttattaaaataataatattaaaactttgatcggttcagcaaaaccggaaatgtctgtgaatgtcagaccgataaaATCTTCGGTTtgattaaaagacgagtctgcttgtatttcgtataaacatttttgtaggcaaaataaggagtatgtctttccacatagtctaccaacacacaacaatatgtaaccaagctccccccccccctccttgtttttttgcttttcgtttttttgggggttttttaacgGGTGTGATGCCGCACGGCctccctcctttaattttcacctagCGAGAACACTGACTTGTGTAGCAAAATGTGACGCGattctgaacaaaatgttccctgtatttacttgatactttatttttaactgaTATCACCATCAAGAATAGTTTTTTCTAGATCAAGATTTAATTAATCGGCTTACCATCCTCTGCCTTCTTGAACTCTTTGGTGTGAATTTTTACATTCAAACAACCACAAGCAAAAACAGCCATTGTTTTGGATCAGTTCAACAAAGTTCCAACTGAAACGagacatatacacatgtagatatacatatataatgaatcaatgaatgtatgaatgaatgaatgaatgaatgaatgaatgaatgaatgaatgaatgaatgaatgaaatgtttaactacactccagcacaaaaaatacatcggctattgggtgtcaaactaaagGTAAATGTAAAAATGAAGTGATATCAacatgaagaaaaatatatgatTCATGAATGATACATACTCAAACTTAACTTTCACTAACTTAAACTTGAGTATTTCACATGGCTCAAATTCTATATCTTTTCTTCCATGGAGCTCTTAACAGCTTATGATCATTTGAAATTTGTGTCTTAAATCTCTGAAGCTGtttgaaactacatgtatacagaacaattgtaaataaatttcaGTGCATAATTCAGTTTAATgcttattttatattaatgtattttcttggCATGAACATATATTGCCTATCTTTATTGATGATATATATCAAGTGTTAGCAGTCAGCATGGGATACAAAAAGATGAACTATTAATACAACTTTTCATCTCCTATACTTCAGAAACATAGTTTAGATGTTTTCATGAACTGGCACCTCAAAAGATTAACAGTGCATGTGCAACAAAGGTATTTTTCACACCCTATACCAaagttgtttgttatttttttctctttgagGTTACACTTTTGTGTACTGGAATGGGTTATTTCCCTTTagcttattttcatgcttatatccaattaaggttcaagtacgctgtcctggtcacacacctcagctatctgggatgtctgtccaggacagtagattagttgtttgtggttagtgagagagaaggtgtagtggccttacacctacccaatgagttgttaaaacttgctctgggttggagccggtaccgggctgcaaaccctgtatctaccagctttatgtctgatcggatggcttaaccacgacatcaccgaggccagtgGAATGGATTAATCCTAAGTCGGGTGCATTTCTTTCTATGTGAATTGACTTAGTGTAATcacaaaatgtatgcaattccTTATATATACATGGGTCATGTTTTTTGCCTTATTTCGGTTCATGTgtagaaaaattaattttggaggtgaaatgtaaaaacaaattggatATACTTAAAAATTCCTTGGCTGATGCAGGGCTAGAAATATGAAGTAAAAAAtgtggcctgctgttatttttcgaaaatagcaggccaaaagaaatatacCCAgctaagaatgaatgaatggattgttttatttaacgacacactcaacacattttatttatagttatatggcatcagctaaacaaaaggaaaaaaattaCCTTTTGGATAAAAAAGGATAGCACGGGGTGAGATGAGGGTTTGGTATGGTGTGAAAAATGATGACCTCTGAGACGGATTTTCGGCattatgcaattaaaatataacaagttTACACAAGCTAAACAGCAGATGAGATAATCATACAAATATATCTCTCAGGGCCAACTCTGGTACTCgacaaatttgccaattgcaaattttgaaaacaatgggcgaattttattttaatatagctcatggcttctagattatggtagcccaactccccttggctagtgatattcaatgttgggctagtaaataacaactattaccatgcccaacggctagtggaaaaaagttgtcaaatgctgcatttaagtctattttgtaaatatgaatattctgtcCCCACTCCTACctccccaatcttagtgttgttaagttctctctccctcttgaggtgacatatctgattattagtGTTAGTAAAACTGtctttactttaaagtaaagtagggctagtggagttttaattgtggctagtaattttttttaattactgatcccatggctagtgaattttataaaaattctagaagccttgtacctaaattattcttatgtattaattgatattatttggaaaaataTCTCAGTTTCTACTATTTTCTAAGAattatagataatttggcgaaacttACTGCACATCCAGAGCTCTCTTGAAAAGACAAACTTGGGGCTGCTTTTCGCAGGCCGTCATTTCAGTCTCTGTAAGTGTTGTGTATTACTCATAAATTTGGGGGAAACCCCAAATGGCGCATATTAATATAGAGACAGTGACTCAACAGGGTGCAAGTTAGTTTGTCAAGATAAACCTCAAGCATTAACCGAGTTAGTGCTCGAGGTTTATCTTAACAAACTATAATCCAACCCACAGGGAATACCTTTTTTCATATATGGTAATTActttaagttatttatttctaagactgttttctaaattgcacagaAAAAttggaattgttttttttccaaaacactttaacttttcttacgtcaaactacAACATATAAATAAGGGCCAacttcaaaccaaactgaaattatttataagaaacatttttgttgaaGGATCCGTCTtaggaaccggcctcggtggcgtcgtggcaggtcatcggtctacaggctggtaggtactgggttcggatcccagtcgaggcatgggatttttaatccagataccgactccaaaccctgagtgagtgctctgcaaggctcaatgggtaggtgtaaaccacttgcaccaaccagtgatccataactggttcaacaaaggccatggtttgtgctatcctgcctgtgggaagcgcaaataaaagatcccttgctgctaatcggaagagtagtccatgtagtggcgactgcgggtttcctctcaaaatctgtgtgatccataaccatatgtctgacgccatataaccgtaaataaaatgtgttgagtgcgtcgttaaataaaacacttctttctttccttcttagGATGGGATGGAGTCCATGGACTATACTTAAAGGACAATGCTTGAATGCACtataaagtataaataaataccaTTTTTCTGAAGCTTAACAATAATGCTAATTAACCATGTAGGGTTAATTTAGGCGAAAATTAAAAAAGGTCGCATGAAGCTTACTAATGTCGAGTATAAAATGAAAACAGGAAAATGTCAATAACATGTCAATTCAGcataaaaagcaataaaacgCAACAATGAATCATAAAGCATCTAAGTGATCGCTGGTGGgaagcattttaaaattaagttataGAACTTGTATTACTTACTTTGGTATAACAGCAAAACTTGACAATAGGTTTACTTATAGTAGTCTGCAAACAAAACAGCTGAGTTTGGTGTAAACAACTTGTGCCCCAATCATGCCAATGGAAATTTCCCCCAATGAAATCAGAGTTTATTCTGGGATTTCTCGCCAGATTTCTGACGTCTTGCTGATAGCATATGTGTGTgataaccaaatatatattgtgtatcGGTCACTGATGTCACTGATTGCATTTCATCATAGTTATTTGCATAATCATATCATAAGCGAAACTTACCTTTCTTTCTACTGCACCTGATGAGTTTGACAGAGGTCACGTGATAATGGTTAATCGGTCAATGTAATGTATAATACTCTACATCCGAATAAGTCCCAATTCTCAACGTGGACGTCCTGCTATCTGTATTCACATATGGGCCAACTAGCGgtctataatacaatttgtattgaattgtattatattgtatattttgtgtctaacatttggttatttagaaacataagcgtacgagacggggagAGCAAATCCTCAATATTCGGGAAAACAAGATGacctgaagtttgttttgtttaacgacaccactaggacacatttattaattaatcgtcggctattgcatgtcaaacatttggtgattcatacatatagtcttagagaggaaacccgctacatattttttattagtagcatggtatcgtttatatgcattctcccacaaacaggaaagcacatagtgacataccacggtctttgaccagttatggtgcccaggctggaacgagaaaaactcgatcagttgaatggatccaccgaggtggttcgatcttgcgacgcaagcacctcaggcgagctcgcaatcgactgaggtaaatcccacCCCGAGCTGGTATGAAGCTTTTAACCCTGTATTTTCATCATACtattcacaatattagttattattcaaataaaaatacgTAATAATAtgtttgcaaccatatatatagttgtttggcagTCGTGCTATTAATacgaatatattatattatttggaTTCAGGCATTTTTGTCTAATTCGGGCCTTCCCCACCATCCCCCCAAAACACAAAAATGACAGCTCGTATGCCTATGACTGGAAATGGAAGGAAACCCGCAAGTGTAAAACAGGCTGTACTAACTTGTACTGAAaaagttataaagtttgtttttgtttgacgacacctctATAGCGACACCCACTCTCACCAATGAGACACCATTTTGTAACAGAATGtggcattgatttattaatcatcagcaatcattggtaattttgacatatagttttagaaaggaaacccgcaaaaaaagttcaatagtagcaagggattttttttttatgcaacatcccacagacaggatagcacatactacggtctttgatataccagtcgtggtgcattggctgcaacgagaaaatagcccaatgggcaatTTCTACTGAAAGACCAtgatatgcatacatgtagccATGAGTGTAGGTCCTATCTAGTATAAATGCTGGTTAACTTTTCCCAAATGCTGGTCAACTCTTCCCAAAGGCTGATCAACTCTTCCCAAAGGTTGGTCAACTCTTCCCAAAGGTTGGTCAACTCTCCCCAAATGTTAGTCAACTCTCCCCAAAAGTTAGTCAACTCTCTTCAAAGGTTAGTCAACTCTCCCAAAGGTTAGTCATCTCTCTTCAAAGTTTAGTCAACTCTCCCAAAGGTTAGCCAACTCTCCCAAAGGTTAGTCAACTCTCCCAAAGGTTAGACAACTCTCTTCAATTCAAAGGTTAGTCAACTCTCCCAAAGGTTAGTCAACTCTCCCAAAGGTTAGTCAACTCTCCCAGTCGGTGTACTCCACTGACCTCATCAATTGTtttaatgcccccccccccccccaccccccacccgcTCCAATCCAGTAccaacgactggcatatcaaagacacCGTGGGCTATGTATTCTGTTCTACTTATCAGTGATTTCTCAGCTGCTGCTAATGGGggaaacatg encodes the following:
- the LOC121381273 gene encoding uncharacterized protein LOC121381273, which produces MAVFACGCLNVKIHTKEFKKAEDEFSSEDDQLFLGKNVIEAVLDSSGVTMEHGYLVHCRVVADWTTFLCLNCNMQTHAVQPGSTSVLINSALESDQAVLDRLTRSSDFSSVFRIVLQNPGSDFASSLPDPRSHTYECLQSLFTKIQQQLNIFLLQEESAMEDRIRQFEQEQKAAFQELQNTAKSDKRKMISALILANQARTGAAVDGKDDLEQESRDKNRDLKVTRSGPMETPKSQTRCNIMRSFSNYEQSPDAEAMFYLDELEPELEAPFYDSDEEDKAKPLDDKSAATCSHQQLMYSSSVPISVPMWKNRSSSTYDEDDHDHTPSNPDQIAANMQALAQSITDNGRYIFGERPRPRLNTGDFMTLKR